From one Candidatus Methanoplasma termitum genomic stretch:
- a CDS encoding cobyrinate a,c-diamide synthase, which produces MKGVVIAGTGSGVGKTSISTGLMSKLSKSMRVQGFKVGPDFIDTMYHRSATGRCSRNLDSFMMPKDVVKKVAVHGSKGADISIVEGVRGLYEGRSGKDDSGSTAELAKLLGFPVVLVVNARSLTRSAAAIVKGFMSYDKEIDIAGVIINNISGDQHENKLKDAMEEIGINVLGMVRRDADRAIPERHLGLSKDRSSDKNTLDSMERMVEELDLDQLVEICYGPETNDVDDLYVKRDTGLTAAVPVDDAFCFYYKENIECMMASGIKIKNFSPLNGDMLPDADIYYLGGGYPELHLETLSENRDFFQGLRTACEDNKVMIGECGGMLTMCSSIVSEGMTYKAAGIFDAEADVAGKRHGPSYVVAGSNGKCRLFDGTIKGHEFHYSTVRPGSGCEFGFDILRGGGIVGNKDGMICRNSIGTYMYQHALSTDDWIGRITEICE; this is translated from the coding sequence ATGAAAGGAGTGGTTATCGCCGGCACGGGATCAGGTGTCGGAAAGACCTCCATCTCCACCGGGCTGATGAGTAAACTGTCCAAAAGCATGAGGGTGCAGGGTTTCAAAGTGGGTCCCGATTTTATCGACACGATGTACCACAGGTCCGCCACGGGAAGATGCTCCAGGAACTTGGATTCATTCATGATGCCGAAGGATGTTGTGAAAAAGGTCGCAGTTCATGGATCAAAGGGGGCGGACATTTCCATTGTAGAAGGGGTGCGTGGACTATATGAGGGGAGGTCGGGGAAGGATGATTCGGGGTCGACCGCAGAATTGGCAAAATTACTTGGGTTCCCGGTAGTACTTGTGGTCAATGCAAGGTCCCTCACCAGGAGCGCCGCGGCGATCGTCAAAGGCTTTATGTCGTATGATAAGGAGATAGACATAGCCGGAGTGATAATAAACAACATCTCGGGAGATCAACATGAGAATAAATTGAAGGATGCGATGGAGGAAATAGGCATAAATGTGCTGGGGATGGTCAGAAGGGATGCCGACCGTGCGATACCGGAAAGGCATCTCGGGTTGAGCAAAGACAGATCATCGGATAAAAATACTCTTGACAGCATGGAGCGCATGGTCGAAGAATTGGATCTGGATCAGCTGGTCGAGATATGTTACGGCCCGGAAACGAACGATGTTGACGATCTCTATGTGAAGAGGGACACCGGCCTTACCGCAGCGGTGCCTGTCGATGACGCTTTTTGTTTTTATTACAAAGAGAATATCGAATGTATGATGGCATCCGGCATAAAGATAAAGAATTTCAGCCCTCTTAACGGAGATATGCTCCCCGATGCGGACATATATTATCTCGGAGGAGGATATCCGGAGCTGCATCTGGAGACCTTATCTGAGAATCGGGATTTCTTTCAAGGGCTGAGAACCGCATGCGAAGATAACAAGGTAATGATCGGGGAGTGCGGGGGGATGCTCACCATGTGTTCGTCGATAGTTTCCGAAGGCATGACATACAAGGCGGCCGGTATATTCGATGCGGAAGCCGATGTCGCGGGGAAAAGACACGGTCCGTCATATGTGGTCGCAGGTTCAAATGGAAAATGCAGACTCTTCGACGGTACGATAAAAGGTCATGAATTTCATTACTCCACGGTCCGACCCGGGTCGGGGTGTGAGTTCGGGTTTGACATCTTAAGGGGCGGCGGTATAGTGGGGAACAAAGACGGGATGATATGCAGGAATTCGATAGGGACATACATGTATCAGCATGCCCTGTCGACAGACGATTGGATCGGCAGGATCACCGAAATATGTGAGTGA
- a CDS encoding carbon-nitrogen hydrolase family protein — MGLRLALCQYKAEVGDVGTNLNKIMAVVSQTKSDVYIFPELFLTGYGADYAPLSSDVQYAIDKMRLWCMEKNIAIMVGAPSYSANGIRNSLFFITPKELTRYDKLYLARFGIYSEKEFVRGDRPVVCSFGDIIFGLSICYDIFFPEVYRNYALACADVNICIAASAVPSKEYLDRILPARSLENLVYTVFVNGTGTAGDLNFYGTSRLVGPLGDTLSGLEEDEGVLCVYVDSDVVKNARKERRHLDDRRIDIAWIPDEHPSPEFDKECGS, encoded by the coding sequence ATGGGCTTAAGACTGGCATTGTGCCAATACAAAGCGGAAGTCGGCGATGTGGGTACGAATCTCAATAAGATAATGGCTGTGGTCTCTCAGACCAAGTCGGATGTGTACATTTTCCCTGAACTTTTCCTTACCGGATACGGTGCCGATTACGCTCCGCTCTCGAGCGATGTGCAATATGCCATAGATAAGATGAGACTGTGGTGTATGGAAAAGAATATCGCAATAATGGTCGGTGCTCCTTCATACTCTGCCAACGGCATAAGGAACTCTCTCTTCTTCATAACGCCGAAGGAGTTGACAAGATATGATAAACTATACTTGGCGCGTTTCGGCATATATTCTGAGAAAGAATTCGTCAGAGGCGACAGACCTGTTGTCTGCTCATTTGGGGACATTATATTCGGCCTTTCGATATGCTATGACATCTTCTTCCCCGAGGTATACAGGAACTATGCTCTCGCCTGCGCAGATGTGAACATATGTATTGCGGCTTCCGCCGTACCTTCCAAAGAATATTTGGACAGGATCCTGCCGGCACGTTCGCTTGAGAACCTTGTTTACACTGTCTTCGTTAACGGGACCGGAACCGCCGGAGATCTGAATTTCTATGGCACGTCCAGACTTGTAGGTCCGCTTGGCGACACATTGAGCGGTCTCGAAGAAGATGAGGGCGTGTTGTGTGTTTATGTGGATAGCGATGTTGTCAAGAACGCAAGAAAGGAAAGAAGACATCTTGATGACAGGAGAATAGATATCGCATGGATACCCGATGAACATCCATCGCCTGAATTTGATAAAGAATGCGGCTCATGA